A genomic stretch from Malus domestica chromosome 15, GDT2T_hap1 includes:
- the LOC103446568 gene encoding protein FAR1-RELATED SEQUENCE 5-like, protein MTFGEVGVLLQYFSKQILENPSFYELQLDKEEQITNMFWADAKMIIDYSHFGDVVSFDTTYKVNELDRPFVVFVGFNHHKEIVVFGAALMYDETATSFKCACKNVNTLFRGEEGVHSQCFDKIFDHIKEESEFVAAWYSMLDEYDAHENDWVLTDTRYKEWEAEYDLQFRIVYAKFDIKLLKQAREVYTKAIFKLFQDQFEESIELSITNRVADGDNLYTVELDDKSKTYGEKGRWSKEAKVDSVVNMCGHEIQVKPKLQQAFRYKSLCSIFTRLSTRASENVKAYQLVIEQANKLAKMVEDLLHLEVNDDVHEKRHTNYNSQMANYLENVDVIIPKRLKKKEKSYRRRRRIRSALEKVLPRKKKSNQTALSALLLLPLSQTLHVGCRVIDHYTIFQIQTSMVPPPTTSK, encoded by the exons atgacATTTGGAGAAGTTGGAGTCCTACTACAATACTTTTCCAAACAAATATTGGAAAACCCATCATTCTATGAACTACAGTTGGACAAAGAGGAGCAAATAACAAACATGTTTTGGGCAGATGCTAAAATGATAATTGATTATAGCCATTTTGGAGATGTTGTAAGCTTTGATACAACTTATAAAGTCAATGAATTGGATCGACCCTTTGTAGTGTTTGTTGGCTTTAATCATCACAAAGAGATTGTTGTATTTGGAGCAGCTTTAATGTATGATGAGACCGCCACTTCATTTA AATGTGCTTGTAAAAATGTGAATACTCTGTTCAGAGGTGAGGAAGGAGTTCACTCACAATgctttgacaaaatttttgacCACATTAAGGAGGAAAGTGAGTTTGTTGCTGCTTGGTATTCTATGCTTGATGAGTATGATGCACATGAGAATGACTG GGTTCTTACCGATACTAGGTATAAGGAGTGGGAAGCGGAGTATGACCTACAATTCAGAATTGTATATGccaaatttgatatcaaattattgAAACAAGCTAGGGAAGTTTACACGAAAGCAATATTCAAATTGTTTCAAGATCAATTTGAAGAATCCATTGAATTGTCAATAACAAACCGTGTTGCTGATGGGGATAACTTATACACGGTTGAACTAGATGATAAGTCTAAGACGTATGGTGAAAAGGGAAG GTGGAGTAAAGAAGCAAAAGTTGACAGTGTGGTAAACATGTGTGGGCATGAGATTCAAGTCAAGCCTAAATTGCAACAAGCTTTTAGATATAAGTCCTTGTGTTCTATATTCACTAGATTATCAACAAGGGCATCTGAAAATGTAAAGGCATACCAACTGGTGATTGAGCAAGCAAATAAATTGGCAAAAATGGTTGAAGACCTTTTACATCTAGAAGTGAATGATGATGTGCATGAGAAAAGACATACCAACTATAATAGCCAAATGGCCAATTACTTGGAGAATGTTGATGTCATCATTCCAAAAAGgcttaagaagaaagaaaagtcttatcgaagaagacgaagaattAGGAGTGCTTTGGAAAAAGTCTTACCAAGAAAAAAGAAGTCTAATCAG ACTGCACTATCTGCTCTCCTCCTTCTCCCTTTGTCACAAACTCTACACGTCGGCTGTCGAGTCATTGACCACTACACcatattccaaatccaaacttcCATGGTTCCACCTCCAACAACCTCCAAATAG